One segment of bacterium DNA contains the following:
- a CDS encoding trypsin-like peptidase domain-containing protein, with amino-acid sequence MQYDPWNVAREGETNGQPSAATDAEQAAEQVLLDAYSQAVTGVVERVSPTVVGIEVAHMVRMRNRPDAQREVHGGGSGFFFTPDGFILTNSHVAHGATKLDVTLNDGRRYSADLVGDDPDTDLAVLRIGGGDFVAAPLGDSSQIRVGQLVIAIGSPYGFQATVTTGVVSALGRTFRSISGRLIDSVIQTDAALNPGNSGGPLVNSRGEVIGVNTAVIPTAQGICFAIAVNTARFVASQIIRHGRVKRSYLGVGGQNTPLSQRYVRFHHLQAGSGILVQSIEDHSPAQLAGLQQGDIIVEYGEHPVSSIDDLHRLLTEDQVGIRAPLTVLRGVEKLTLEVVPAEARQAA; translated from the coding sequence ATGCAATACGATCCTTGGAATGTGGCGCGGGAGGGCGAGACCAATGGTCAGCCGTCTGCGGCAACCGACGCGGAACAGGCCGCCGAGCAGGTGCTGCTCGATGCCTATTCGCAGGCCGTTACGGGCGTGGTCGAGCGTGTCAGTCCGACCGTAGTGGGCATTGAAGTCGCCCATATGGTGCGGATGCGCAACCGGCCCGATGCCCAGCGCGAAGTGCACGGCGGCGGCAGCGGCTTCTTTTTTACGCCCGACGGCTTTATCCTGACCAATAGCCATGTGGCCCACGGCGCGACCAAACTCGATGTAACGCTCAACGATGGCCGCCGCTACAGTGCCGATCTGGTGGGCGACGATCCCGATACGGACTTAGCTGTGCTGCGTATCGGCGGCGGGGATTTTGTCGCCGCGCCCCTCGGGGATTCGTCACAGATCCGCGTCGGCCAGCTTGTGATCGCCATCGGCAGCCCGTACGGCTTTCAAGCCACAGTTACCACGGGAGTGGTCAGTGCGCTGGGCCGCACTTTCCGCTCGATTTCGGGACGGCTGATTGACAGTGTCATCCAAACCGACGCTGCGCTCAATCCCGGCAACTCCGGCGGCCCACTGGTCAATTCGCGGGGGGAAGTCATCGGCGTCAACACAGCGGTAATTCCCACTGCCCAGGGGATCTGTTTTGCTATTGCGGTCAACACCGCGCGTTTTGTGGCTTCGCAGATCATCCGCCATGGCCGCGTCAAGCGCAGCTACTTAGGGGTCGGCGGACAGAACACACCGCTCTCCCAGCGCTATGTGCGTTTTCATCACTTGCAGGCGGGCAGCGGGATTCTGGTGCAGTCCATCGAGGACCACAGCCCCGCGCAGCTTGCGGGATTGCAGCAGGGCGATATCATCGTCGAATACGGCGAGCACCCAGTCTCCAGCATCGATGATCTGCACCGCCTGCTCACCGAAGATCAGGTCGGCATCCGCGCCCCGCTCACGGTCCTGCGCGGCGTGGAAAAACTGACCTTGGAAGTCGTCCCCGCCGAAGCCCGGCAAGCGGCCTAA
- a CDS encoding asparagine synthetase B, with protein MNRILRLILHPSSFILALLLCALPAFAAKLLIPMDLAQTDHLKAYGIAWDALHRGLKVEWLLNYRGGSFMMDPTPEIEAECRLRGVLSENVGDPGPIYSQIENNNMETVLLEKATKIAIYAPPEVEHGPWDDAVNLALTYAEIPFDRLYDEDILAGKLSKYDWIHLHHEDFTGQYGKFYGMYRNADWYIRQVQSEESRAAKLGFKKVSQLKLAVARTLHSYVGQGGFMFAMCSATDSYDIAMAAMETDICAPAMDGDAIDPDYNAKLRFDQCFAFQNFHLITDPMVYAKSDIDVTPVMGMMPRGDEGDYFTLFDFSAKYDPVPSMLTQDHTAVIKGFMGQTTGFHKEFLKSSVTVLGQNEGTDQIKYIYSNFGKGFWTYYGGHDPEDYRHQVGDPPTNLALHKNSPGYRLILNNVLFPAAKKKQLKT; from the coding sequence ATGAATCGCATTCTCCGCCTCATCCTTCATCCCTCATCCTTCATCCTTGCCTTGTTGCTCTGCGCTCTGCCCGCCTTTGCCGCCAAGCTGCTGATTCCCATGGACCTTGCGCAGACCGACCATCTCAAAGCCTACGGCATTGCCTGGGATGCGCTGCATCGGGGCCTTAAGGTCGAGTGGCTGCTGAACTATCGCGGCGGCAGCTTCATGATGGACCCGACTCCGGAAATCGAAGCCGAGTGCCGCTTGCGCGGTGTGCTCTCCGAGAACGTGGGCGATCCCGGACCGATCTACAGCCAGATCGAGAACAATAACATGGAAACCGTGCTGCTGGAGAAGGCCACCAAAATTGCCATCTATGCGCCGCCCGAAGTCGAGCACGGCCCGTGGGATGATGCCGTGAACCTTGCCCTCACCTATGCCGAAATTCCCTTTGACCGGCTCTATGATGAAGACATTCTGGCCGGCAAGCTGTCCAAGTATGACTGGATCCACCTCCACCATGAAGACTTTACCGGACAGTACGGCAAGTTCTACGGCATGTACCGCAATGCCGACTGGTACATCAGGCAGGTGCAGTCCGAAGAGTCCCGCGCGGCCAAGTTAGGCTTCAAAAAGGTCTCGCAGCTTAAGCTCGCCGTGGCGCGTACGCTGCACAGCTATGTCGGTCAGGGCGGCTTCATGTTTGCCATGTGCAGCGCCACCGACAGCTATGACATTGCCATGGCCGCCATGGAGACCGACATCTGCGCGCCCGCCATGGACGGCGACGCCATCGATCCCGATTACAATGCCAAGCTGCGCTTCGACCAGTGCTTTGCCTTCCAGAATTTCCACCTGATTACCGATCCGATGGTCTATGCCAAGTCGGATATCGACGTCACGCCCGTCATGGGCATGATGCCGCGCGGCGACGAAGGCGACTACTTCACGCTGTTCGATTTCTCGGCCAAGTATGATCCCGTCCCCAGCATGCTCACGCAGGATCACACCGCGGTCATCAAAGGCTTCATGGGTCAGACCACCGGCTTCCACAAGGAGTTCTTGAAGTCCAGTGTGACGGTGCTCGGCCAGAATGAAGGCACCGACCAGATCAAGTACATCTACAGCAACTTCGGCAAAGGCTTCTGGACCTACTACGGCGGCCACGACCCCGAAGACTACCGCCACCAAGTCGGCGATCCCCCCACCAACCTGGCCCTCCACAAAAACTCCCCCGGCTACCGCCTGATCCTTAATAATGTTCTGTTTCCTGCTGCCAAGAAGAAGCAGTTGAAGACGTAG